One genomic segment of Candidatus Alcyoniella australis includes these proteins:
- a CDS encoding NADH-quinone oxidoreductase subunit C, protein MSDELDQGLPFATDLEHPALQIIAERFGEERLDHEHFRGEVVWTIEPGELLEFMTLIRDHERLRFIFLSDLVGLEAMAGEPRFWVLYNVHSIELRLRMRIRVPAHGDKVPSICSLYPGADWHEREAFDMYGIEFEGHPRLRRIYMPDDFDGHPLRKDFPLRGKG, encoded by the coding sequence GTGTCCGACGAACTCGACCAGGGCCTGCCGTTCGCAACGGACCTCGAGCATCCGGCGTTGCAGATCATCGCCGAGCGCTTCGGCGAGGAGCGCCTGGACCACGAGCATTTCCGCGGCGAGGTCGTCTGGACCATCGAGCCTGGCGAGCTGTTGGAGTTCATGACCCTGATCCGCGACCACGAGCGCCTGCGCTTTATCTTCCTCAGCGACCTGGTCGGCCTCGAGGCGATGGCGGGCGAGCCGCGCTTTTGGGTGCTGTACAACGTGCACTCGATCGAGCTGCGGCTGCGGATGCGCATCCGGGTTCCGGCCCACGGCGATAAAGTCCCCTCGATTTGCAGCCTCTACCCAGGGGCCGACTGGCACGAGCGCGAGGCCTTTGACATGTACGGCATCGAGTTCGAGGGGCACCCGCGGCTGAGGCGGATCTACATGCCAGACGACTTCGACGGGCATCCGTTGCGCAAGGACTTCCCGTTGCGGGGCAAGGGCTGA